In a genomic window of Rhododendron vialii isolate Sample 1 chromosome 12a, ASM3025357v1:
- the LOC131309575 gene encoding valerianol synthase TPS1A-like yields MAREKSKVALDGARMQAERCMEAFNGVKGLVMWCGFCRYSPTDWTVVHTEDLRQIRLLTEAGWLLEKYSKEVEVLKEEVKDMLVLDHHVGAEKMVLIDALERLGVSYLFQKEIEELLENMFPKFEEYSHVFHDNLFMVSLHFRVFRQHGYDLSSDAFERFTHSNGEFKETISSDVMGMLSLYEATFLKTHGEDILDKAFCFTKTGLESLKPHLSSTLAEQVTHALYQPLQRGIPRVEARHYISVYEKDASRNEKLLRLAKIDFNQVQMLHKEELYHISRWWKEWDLRSHIPYVRDRAVECFFYSTAMIPTMLMVPMKNSNVSQMQCKGGMIVSHQVLMCRDEVRILPYVVGP; encoded by the exons ATGGCACGAGAAAAATCCAAGGTGGCTCTCGATGGAGCAAGGATGCAGGCAGAGCGCTGCATGGAGGCTTTCAATGGAGTGAAGGGGTTG GTGATGTGGTGCGGATTCTGTAGATACTCCCCAACGGATTGGACCGTGGTGCACACAGAAGACCTCAGGCAGATCAGACTCCTAACAGAGGCTGGTTGG TTACTAGAAAAATACAGTAAAGAGGTTGAAGTGTTGAAGGAAGAAGTGAAGGATATGCTAGTACTAGATCACCATGTTGGAGCAGAGAAGATGGTTCTGATCGATGCACTTGAACGCCTTGGTGTTTCGTACCTCTTCCAGAAAGAGATTGAAGAGCTTTTGGAGAACATGTTTCCAAAGTTTGAGGAATATAGTCATGTTTTCCATGATAATTTGTTCATGGTGTCACTTCACTTTCGAGTGTTCAGGCAACATGGCTATGACTTGTCTTCCG ATGCCTTTGAAAGATTTACACACAGTAATGGCGAGTTCAAGGAAACCATAAGCAGTGATGTGATGGGTATGTTAAGCCTATATGAAGCTACTTTTTTGAAGACTCATGGAGAAGATATACTTGACAAGGCCTTTTGTTTTACAAAAACTGGCCTTGAGTCCTTAAAACCACATTTAAGCTCAACTTTGGCAGAACAAGTGACCCATGCCCTGTACCAACCACTCCAAAGGGGAATTCCAAGAGTTGAAGCTAGGCATTACATTTCTGTTTATGAAAAGGATGCTTCTAGGAATGAAAAGCTATTGAGGCTTGCAAAGATTGATTTCAATCAGGTACAGATGTTACACAAGGAAGAACTCTACCACATCTCCAG GTGGTGGAAAGAGTGGGATCTACGGTCACATATCCCTTATGTGAGGGACAGAGCAGTGGAGTGCTTTTTCTATTCTACAGCA ATGATACCTACGATGCTTATGGTACCTATGAAGAACTCAAATGTTTCACAAATGCAGTGCAAAG GAGGTATGATTGTGTCACATCAAGTGCTCATGTGCAGGGATGAAGTCAGAATTTTACCTTATGTGGTGGGGCCATAA
- the LOC131311692 gene encoding valerianol synthase TPS1B-like, translated as MREIATLEAFQWLQSQPRILMACSTIFGVINDIQSCKTEDERSHVATRVECYMKQHGVSRPEAISDLLKIIENAWIDINEEMMRQTMISRDLVIRILNFACLYGVVYKYSDGYTQPECAKDSIIALYEDSISI; from the exons ATGAGAGAGATTGCAACCCTTGAGGCATTCCAATGGTTACAATCTCAACCTCGAATCCTCATGGCTTGCTCAACAATATTCGGAGTCATCAATGACATACAGAGCTGCAAG ACAGAAGATGAGAGAAGCCACGTGGCTACTAGAGTTGAGTGCTACATGAAGCAACATGGTGTTTCAAGGCCGGAAGCCATTAGTGATTTGTTGAAAATAATTGAGAATGCATGGATCGACATCAATGAAGAGATGATGAGACAAACTATGATATCTAGAGATCTTGTCATTCGAATTCTCAACTTTGCATGCCTTTACGGTGTGGTATACAAGTATAGTGATGGCTATACTCAACCAGAATGTGCCAAAGACTCCATCATTGCACTGTACGAAGATTCAATCTCCATATGA
- the LOC131309576 gene encoding valerianol synthase TPS1A-like, with the protein MTQLLEKCSKEVEVLKEEVKDMLVLDQDDVGGGKSGAEIEELLENMNAMVFSTSSRKRLKSFWRTCFQSMRNIIVMFSMIICSCCHFTFEFLGNMAMTCLPSRHCLYEPLQREIPRVEARHYISVYEKDASRNEKLFRLAKIDFNRLQMLHKEELCQISRDSVWWKDWDLRPHIPYVRDSGVLFLFYSNDIYEAHGIYEELKCFTNAVQRWDMNAIDQLPKYMKPIFEALLNVHDEIYQEMAKKKLNYGV; encoded by the exons ATGACGCAGTTACTAGAAAAATGCAGTAAAGAGGTTGAAGTGTTGAAGGAAGAAGTGAAGGATATGCTAGTACTAGATCAAGACGATGTTGGAGGTGGTAAATCAGGAGCAGAGATTGAAGAGCTTTTGGAGAACATGAACGCCATGGTGTTTTCTACCTCTTCCAGAAAGAGATTGAAGAGCTTTTGGAGAACATGTTTCCAAAGTATGAGGAATATTATAGTCATGTTTTCCATGATAATTTGTTCATGTTGTCACTTCACTTTCGAGTTTTTAGGCAACATGGCTATGACTTGTCTTCCA AGTCGCCACTGCCTGTACGAACCACTCCAAAGGGAAATTCCAAGAGTTGAAGCTAGGCATTACATTTCTGTTTATGAAAAGGATGCTTCTAGGAATGAAAAGCTATTTAGGCTTGCAAAAATTGATTTCAATCGACTACAAATGTTACACAAGGAAGAACTCTGCCAGATCTCCAGGGATTCTGT GTGGTGGAAAGACTGGGACCTACGGCCACATATTCCTTATGTGAGAGACAGTGGAGTGCTTTTTCTATTCTACAGCA ATGATATCTATGAGGCTCATGGTATCTATGAAGAACTCAAATGTTTCACAAATGCAGTGCAGAG GTGGGACATGAATGCGATTGATCAACTCCCAAAGTACATGAAGCCAATCTTCGAGGCTCTCTTAAATGTTCATGATGAAATTTACCAGGAGATggcaaagaaaaaattaaactacGGCGTCTAA